The genomic window tatgatgaacTCTACATAAAATTAGCATGTTCgattatttaaattttttttggccattcaaaaatttatattatatatgcatataaaatatttatatggttcatttataattattcaaGAATATGTAgtagtaaaaaaaaaaatatatatttatatatatatatatatatatatatatatatatattatatagtaaatatctttttatatttatatgttatttatttatttttttttttttttgtaacTTTAAATTTAAGTGAAGTTTATAAAAGagttttttctttttctatgatatcttattatttacttTAATTATAATGGGAGAAGTAGAATGTGAAAAATCAATTAAGCagtaaaatataaaaaatatatatatatatatttatgtatttatattttattagtatttataaatcttttatatgaatgattaatgttctatatatatatatatatatatgtatatttttttttttttttttttatagtataatagaaataaattgtttatcagaaaaaaacagtaatattttatataaatgtttattAAGTGATGATTCACTAAAACAAAACGAAATGTTTACACGTGCAAATGTATCTGGAagtatattaaaaatgtaattacaaaaatatatgttataaagTAAATATGCTTATTTCTATATACCcttatttttacatataaataaaatatataaatataaatatatatatatataaacattttttacCATATTCATTACGAAATATTGCTTgccctttttttttttttttttattataaatatattaatatattaacaatata from Plasmodium reichenowi strain SY57 chromosome 6, whole genome shotgun sequence includes these protein-coding regions:
- a CDS encoding hypothetical protein (conserved Plasmodium protein, unknown function), which codes for MGEVECEKSIKHIIEINCLSEKNSNILYKCLLSDDSLKQNEMFTRANVSGSILKIELQSNTCEDIRYKAKNIYDYLHFFFKTVETFA